The DNA sequence ATCGTCACACTCGTCACCCAGACCGTCCTTGTCAGTGTCCAGCTGGGAGCTGTTGATCACTAGTGGGCAATTATCCTTGGTATCCTGGTGACCATCGCCATCACTATGTGGGGACAGTGACATTATTCAAATGAAGATGTTGAACCAGAACTGCAGGTTCATAAGGTGGAGACAGTGGCAGTGTTAAATTACCTGTCTTGGTTTGTATCGCAGGAGTCTCCAACCAGGTCGTTATCAACATCAGACTGAAAAGAGAGCAGATTAATGCATCAATGTGAAAATAGACCATTACAACCTAAAGATCTTACCTAATTAAAAGACACAGTTGTGTGACTGTGCTGATGCAAATGAAATTATATGCTCTTTACTTTGCAATTTTCTGTTAATTCTTaagaattaaataaaatgttgatgacGTATTCTGCTCTTAGGGCATATGCTAATGTTTACATCCGGTGAGCCATTTTCTTAATTTGTTTTGCCCCTGCGTCACCACTGGAGTTGGCCATTCAGAGCTGACTGGATGTTTTGGGAATGGCGTGGTGGTCTCTCTGGcaacagagaggaaacaaaTAGCACAGGACCATTGTGTAGAATTTTGCTGTCCAGCTTTCAACCAACGAAACAGCCCTCCAATTCCACACAGCCACCACTTATCTACAGTCAGAGtttggtttgtttattttaatggtCTACTTCATATACTCTCTTTCAGCTGTCCTATTCCCCCAAACCTTTCACACATATCCTTGAAGCACAGTACGTAAAAAGACCTGGTTTGGGTTTGGGATGTCAGGGCAGCTGTCACAGGCGTCTCCCACTCCGTCTCCATCTCGGTCCAGCTGATCTCTGTTCTGGACTCGTTGACAGTTGTCAAGGAAGTTCTTCAGACCTGAAAAGCAATCAGGCAGTGGATTTTTACTGATACTATTTCCCCAATTTAATTCTAGCTATGTATTGTggttaaacaaacatttttggGTTAGAAGAAAGATTTATATTTAATCAAAGAACTGCACAAAACATGTGCTACCCGTATACTGTTGTTGGATTGActgcctgtttttttaagttCCACCACTTGGATGCACTGTTGCATTTGCTATGTCCGCGAGAGCAGTTCATGCTCagactgtgtttttattcatcacagggaggcagcagcttcacagaTGCATAAAGGTCAAGCAGTAGCAATGGAAGAAAAACTATCTtctgtcctgtgtttttttttttttttttaggtgtaaTCATACTGGTGAATGATCAAAGCTCGTGTTTGCAAAGCTCTGGCGTCTGCAATGGGCTTTGACTATTTTTTGCAGTGCAGTGCTGTTTGTTATGTCTCAAATGACAATCTGCAATACAGTGATACATTTAAATgacagtatttaaaaaaaaaaagtctgtcttCTGATTCTTCTATAATTTACTAGGAGAGCACAGTGGAAACATGAAAGAAGAGAGAGCTGAATAATAAGTCAGAGAGTGCCTTCAGTGATGCTGGTTATATAACACAAGCGTCAGTGTTAGTGATGTAATTTCTCTCCATACCATCTCCATCCATGTCGTCATCACAGGCGTCCCCTTTGCCGTCACTGTCAGTGTCCCTCTGGTCAGGGTTCTCCACCATGCGGCAGTTATCACAAGCATCACCGTGACTGTCCTTATCGCTGTTCTTCTGATCCACATTGGGCTTTAACCAACAGTTGTCCTGACAGATTGCACAGAGGTCTCTAATTAACAtcttgtattgtattgtattgtctCAGCATTTTTTGTTAGTATATCAAACAAACCTGCTCATTTAGGATACCGTCCCCAtctgcatcatcatcacaggCGTCTCCCTGGCCATCCCTGTCTGCATCTTCTTGACCAGAGTTAGGAACATAGATACAGTTGtcctgtgagagagagatgtcaCAGCAAAACTGAATATAAGGCCCTGCTTATTACAGCAAAGTTAAATAAGCTGACCATTCGCATACCTTTCTACAGTTTGCATCTTTGCATTTGAGCTTTTCATCTGGATATCCATCAATGTCAGTGTCTTTTCCGCACAGGTATCCGTTACCAGCCCAGCCAATTCCACACTGACAAGACAAATGACACTCTGTATTCAGGATGTGTTTGGACTAATGTGTAATTTGTGTGGAAAGGTGGCACATAGGAGTGTGTGAGGGGTGTAAAATCCCACCTGACAAGTGATGGATCCATCTCTTTCTACATTACACTGGGCGTTGACGTCACAGGGGTTAGTCAGACTGTTCCCACAGCTGATCTCCGGCTTACAGCCCTTCACCTGATCTCCTGTGAAACCTGACTTACAGCTGCCGCAGTGATAGGAGCCCTGTGCAAGGAAGTGTTGGAAAGCTGCATATGAGCTGCTTTTGACAGCCACACAATGAAATAATAAGCTCGTTTTGGACAAGATGTTACAGTAGTATTACCACAGAGTTTTGACAGATTGAGTTTGCAGTACAGCCTCCATTGTCAGGTCCTTTGCATTCATCAATGTCATCACAGACCTGAGATGtgcaaaaaaacaatttttatcAATAATTAGTTTATGAAACTGACACAGTTTTGATTCCTAACCTTTGTTTCTATCAATGTTTTTATTAACCAGCTGAAAATTAACATTTTTAGTCTCACtgccttttaaaaaaactttaaagAAACAAATTACAAACATTTCTTTCTTCCCTACCCTTACTGCTTATATGTCTGTAGGTGAGAAGTAAAACTTATTTGAACCTAGCTAACCCCACAATATCTTTTAGCATAGTAATACCTTTTGAAATTAGGTTTTGTGGTCTCTTTGATGTGTAATTTGCGTGCATCCCTTTGTAAttcttttctcattttgtcaCCTCATTTGTATATGCTCTGTTACCTGCTTGTTGGTCTGAGCGAACACAATGCCCACTCCCTCCACCGGCAGGCCAGTGAAGCCTAGCGGACAAGCGTCGCAGCGGAAGCCCGGGGCAGTGTTCACGCATTTCACCCCAGGGAAGCAGGGGTTAAATTGGCACTGCAAAAAGGAGGACATAAGCTCAGCTAAAGCTGCAGAATGAATGTGGTTCTCGCAGGGCTTCTCCCTGAAAGCTTTTAGGTTTAATGACACTTTTGCTCATGCAAAAAAGAGAATGCTGAAGGGGCCAGTCCTCAGAAAAGAGGTCAGTGCAAACCCGaaaagacagacacatacatcCTAGTATTTCTATCCTTATGCAGCCCCTATCTTTTTATCTTTAACTAAATTCCCTGACTATATCCTGAACATGTGGCTTTTGCCTGATGTTCAATTGCCCCACTGTCTGATTGTGTCCAAACATCTGCGAGTGTGTAAGAATATTCAATATCACCCAACAGAGCATTGTCTAGAGTCTAGACCATCATTATGCACTGAAGTCTGGCTTTGTGTTTTCAAAGACCATCTAAAATAGGCCTGTCAAGTTGACCTTCTGGTTACTATATCTGTGAGCATTTTCAGATCAGTTCCTTtgttaaatgttactcctgccaCCTCTTTGCCGAGTCTAACTCGAACATCTAAAAACACTGTCTACACATATTCTGTCAGGAGAACAAAAGCCTCAGGCTCACTCAGCACTTTACCCACACTCTCTAACATGCctatgtttttgctttttgatGTAACTTTGCccgctgctgtctgacagattGATCAACATTTTGTGGGATATGGAAAATACAGTTAAGTATGTCAGAGATATTTATATTCCAAATACATGCACGGCTAATTCTGGCACCACCTTTATTCCATGGCATCAAGGTGAACGCcatgagagggaggaggattaatcacacactgtttgttcatAATACCTTTCATCTGGATCCAAAATATGAACCCACTTCTATGTGACAAATTCCTCATCAGTCTACACCTTACCATAATTTTATCATACAGTACCCAAAGTATGACAAATAGTGGTCTAAAAGTAAATAActtttgtggtatttctgttttgGGTTAGGGTTAAGATATTGGCTTTTTTTGCTGGCTGCTCAAGGTCTTATCACCTAAGGAGGACCATGAGAAGGTGGTAACAACAGAGGACCAGGTTCCTTCCTACAGCATAGTGAAGGAGTGAGTAGCTaaattcaaacatggcagagtgCCTGGAAGATGACCCACATCTTGGAAGGATGGAACCACACAGAAAACCACTGCCAAGATGTAAGCTTCTACAAGGGATCTATATGCTCCATCAAAGGAGGTCTATGAGAACGTGGTGCTCCAAGCGTTAAGGAAATGTGTAAATGTCTAAATGTAGGAGGAGATTATGCAGAAAAATGGTGTCACAAACTTGTCTCTATAACATTATACTTAAAAATGAACGAGGATGTAGGATTGTTACTCTGCAAGGTACACATTGACCTTTACCTCATCCACATCATCGCAGTTGAAACCATCCCCGGTGTATCCATCAGGACAGGGTCCGCACTCAACACCATCTGCTGTCTCTATGCACATATCGTCACGGAAACAGACACCCGGGGCACACCGTGGTTTTACCACCTCAGTCCCACCAAGACCTTTAAATAAGAGTTAAAACCTTTTTACATCCCCTATTTCTGTTAACAGTCATAAAGACATGCTTGCTTCTTGAGTGATCCTTGTTCATTGGAGATTGTCTTACCGCATGCCTGACACTCTGAGATGGTGTTTCTGAGAAAGGAGGTTTCTTTAACCTAGAAGCGGTCAAACATAAACAAGTTTATAAACTGTCATGGAGGTCAGAGTTGAGCAAGCAGGGATAGAATGTCCTCAGGGGACCTGTTACCTGCTGAATGAGGAcgtctttcagctcatttatCACCTTTGTCAACTCCAGCATTTGATTGGACAGCTGCTTTGTGTTGACCCCTAAAAGAATAGaactgttattttatttaactgaCACAGCAGTGGGACATTCTCAGAGTCTCCCCCCTGGAGTCACTCTGACAAAcactgactgttgttttcttggaTTGTTATCCTTGGGAACATTTGGTCATCTCATGTGAACATCCACAGACAAGAGTCTTACCCAGAGTTTGAACGGAGTCTCTTTGCTGGAAATGGCAGTCTTGAAATGAAGCCACATTCTCAAATGAGTCCCCAACCACCAGCTTTAGCTCATCTAAACTCTCCTGTTAGAATGAAACAAGTCAAAGTGCACAGCTAAGCCATCTGGAAATCTGGACAAGGACACATTCATTATTGTATGGAAATGCTGTGAGTGATGGGTCACCTGCTCTCTGGCTTGCATGGTCTTGAGCTCCACCATTGCATAGCCTGCTGGCAAACCCTGGAAGGCAGCAGGGAGATCCCTGACCGTCTCCACCAGCCTGCAGTCCAGGTGCAGCTCCACCCCACCTggcccctgctgctgcagacccCTCAGGTGGAACAACAGGCGGTGTTGCTGGCCATCTGCCAACACCAGGTTGTTTAAGGTGACGGAGCTCATCCTCTTGTCGGTTCGCAGGTAGCGTAGCACAGCTTAGAGAGGACGTGGAGGAGGGGGGAACCAGAAGAAATTTACTGCAAAGTTGCGTCATTGGCTTGTTGCTAACAATTGGATGATGGGATTATGATGCTGAAGTCATGTGACTGCAGAGTAATATATAAGGTTTATCGCTGACTTTGGCGTTTTACTTGAATTGTTTGTGCGGCTAAATGCTGACCAGCTAGGTACCAGATTTTCTTTGATGTCTTCCCTACCTCTGTTGAGCTTCCCCATCACGGTGAACTCAAAGTACTTGCTGTTGTCCCTGGGGTTGTACAGGCCAAACACGGTGGTTCCGGTCTTCGGCTGCAACTTGAAGGAGGTTAGGATGAAAGCCTCGTTCACCCCTTGCTCAGCAAGACCCCCCTGCAGCAGGTCTGGCAGGCAATCAGGCGAGGTGAGCAGATCATAGACTGTtgacagggagaggagagagagtgcaCAAGTAATGGATGATAAGATATGAATATTTACAACCTGCAGTCGCGCTTCAATTCCAGAGTAAACACATCCTGAGTCgacaagatgatgatgatgatgatgatgttgaccTAGTGTTTGTTGCTCTTGTGAGACTCTCTGTCAATCAGTCAGTGAAAACTTGGCAGGCAGTGTTGGCTCAGAGGAATCCGAAGGATTTCTAAGTATATCAAAGCTATGTAGTGTGACTGTCAGATGTttggtgttttttattattttttgtcacGGCTACACTAAAACTGCcttaaaaatatgtttgatTCTTCATTTTACAGGCAGACATATGGCAGGATTTAGACTTAGTGTATCTACTGACAGGCTGTTAGTAAGAGTGAAATGCTGGCGAGAAGCAGAACACTCACACTCATGGTTTAGAGTCTCTCTTTAATAAAGTGACTTGGGAGCT is a window from the Parambassis ranga chromosome 12, fParRan2.1, whole genome shotgun sequence genome containing:
- the thbs4b gene encoding thrombospondin-4-B; amino-acid sequence: MGLWTALILASQLLLKLCLHVEAQALVYDLLTSPDCLPDLLQGGLAEQGVNEAFILTSFKLQPKTGTTVFGLYNPRDNSKYFEFTVMGKLNRAVLRYLRTDKRMSSVTLNNLVLADGQQHRLLFHLRGLQQQGPGGVELHLDCRLVETVRDLPAAFQGLPAGYAMVELKTMQAREQESLDELKLVVGDSFENVASFQDCHFQQRDSVQTLGVNTKQLSNQMLELTKVINELKDVLIQQVKETSFLRNTISECQACGLGGTEVVKPRCAPGVCFRDDMCIETADGVECGPCPDGYTGDGFNCDDVDECQFNPCFPGVKCVNTAPGFRCDACPLGFTGLPVEGVGIVFAQTNKQVCDDIDECKGPDNGGCTANSICQNSVGSYHCGSCKSGFTGDQVKGCKPEISCGNSLTNPCDVNAQCNVERDGSITCQCGIGWAGNGYLCGKDTDIDGYPDEKLKCKDANCRKDNCIYVPNSGQEDADRDGQGDACDDDADGDGILNEQDNCWLKPNVDQKNSDKDSHGDACDNCRMVENPDQRDTDSDGKGDACDDDMDGDGLKNFLDNCQRVQNRDQLDRDGDGVGDACDSCPDIPNPNQSDVDNDLVGDSCDTNQDSDGDGHQDTKDNCPLVINSSQLDTDKDGLGDECDDDDDNDGIPDVLPPGPDNCRLVPNPDQIDDNNDGVGDVCESDFDQDKVIDRIDNCPENAEVTLTDFRAYQTVVLDPEGDAQIDPNWVVLNQGMEIVQTMNSDPGLAVGYTAFSGVDFEGTFHVNTVTDDDYAGFIFGYQDSSSFYVVMWKQTEQTYWQATPFRAVAEPGIQLKAVKSRSGPGEHLRNSLWHTGDTNDQVRLLWKDPRNVGWKDKVSYRWYLQHRPQVGYIRARFYEGTELVADSGVIIDTTMRGGRLGVFCFSQENIIWSNLKYRCNDTIPEDFQEFSTQHGVDSL